GTTATTGAACTTGGGGAGCAATATGGCCTAAAAATTTACAGTGGGATAAAGATAAGGACTCAATCTTCAAAAGAGCTTAGAAATTTAGTGAGGAAATACAGAAATAGATTTCATCTCGTTTTAGTTGAGGGGGGAGTTGAAAAGGTAAATAGAAGTGCTTTGGAAATGCATGATGTTGATATCTTATCAACTCCAGAATTAAACAGAAAGGATAGTGGTATAGATCATGTTCTCGCGAGGTTAGCAAGTGTGCATAGGGTTGCAATAGAGTTGAATTTTAATGAGGCATTAACGGCAAAAAATTACGAAAGAGCAAGGATTTTGATGGCATTTAGGAGAAATTTGAAATTGGCAAAGAAATTTGATGCTCCTGTTGTAATTTCAAGTGATGCAAATGACATCTACACCATAAAATCCCCATACGATTTAAGAGCTTTTTTAAACACGTTAGTAGAGCCAGAATATGCAAAAAAGATAATTGAGACCACATATAAAATAGCAGAGTATAGGGCATATCTAAAAAAGAAAAATGTTGTTAGATTTGGTGTGGAGATTGTTGAAGACGATGAAGTATAGTCACTATTATTAATTCAAATAAAAATTTCTAAAAGTTAAGAACAATTAAGGAAATTTTAACGTAAACAACTTTATACGGCAAAACCCTTGGGTTTTGCCATTTATTTTATAAGTTAATCAATCTCATGTGTTGCTAAATACTCTTCTAAAACCTTTCTTTTTCTGTATTCTAAGATTTTCTTTCCAATGTAGATTCCAAATATCACTGCAAACAATACAATCCAAAACGGTATTGGAAAACCAAGTACTTTATAATGCATAAGTTCATGTTCTTTTCCTGACAACAGCAGTAAAATATGTATTGCTTCCAAAGCATAGACACCAAAGATCCCAGCCTCAAGCAACTCCATTGCCTCTCCAATTGCTACTTGGTGCTTTACACTCTCTGCCAACTGGTTTGAGATTTTACTCTGCAAGTTGTCTGATAAGGTAGTTAATAACCTTGTTAAACTTGTCGCAAGTTCTAAATTACTCTTTATGGCATTTTCAATCTCAATTATTCTGTTATTTAATTTTTTAAGTTTATTTTTTGCATTTATCATTTTTAACAATCTTGCATCTTCCCCAGTGAATTTTGATAGGAATTTTTCTTCATTCATTAAACTTGAAATTTCTTTTAAATATCCACTAACAATTTCAATAACTGCCAGTTCTTTGTCTATTTCACTCAACTCATTCCTTAACTTAGTTATTGTTTCTACGTCTATTTTTCCTGTTAAAATATTGCTTAATCTCTCCAATCGTGTGCTGATGTTGTTCAACTTAAAGAATAAATCTTGAGAGCTTTGAACCACCGACCTTATGAAGGAATAACATGATATAAAGTTCTCAAATTTTTTTGGATTTGGATGCATTAGTAACATTCCAAACTCGCCAAATATTAACTTACCTTCACCAATATCAATAATTCTCTTAACATTTCCAATAACTTGCCTCACTTCTGCAAGGGTGTTTTCATTTATCTCAAAAATTGTCTCTGTTAGTATTGAAACGTGTTTATAAACCTTATACTGTCCATATAATGTCTCAATTATATACCTTTGGGATGATGCTATCAAGGATTTTATCATTTTTGACGTATCCATAATCATCTCAGGTATTATAAAGGCAAGGTTGTCGAGGCTGATATATACTTCTTCATCTCCCGCACTTTCAATTTCAGAGGCATAAATACATCTTCCCAAATAGTCAACATAAATAAAGACGTCCTTTTCTTGGAAAATTCCTTCCTTTTCAAAATTCACCTCTGCTATAAATTTTACATACATCTCTGGTTCAAAATCAATTATATTAACTTTTGTATAGTATTTTGATGTTTTAAAAACAGGTTCTATTGTAGAGATGTTATCTACGACCTCTGTGAAATATTTAACTCTCTTTTTTTGATACTCTTTTAAGGTAACCCTATCAATAAATTCAGTCATATAGTTTTTCCCAAAGGGAATCCATTCAGTTATAACAACTTTTGGATTTTTTAATTTGACAAAATGAGTAAATGTTTTACTCATAAAGAAACACCCAATATATAACTTTTTGACTTGTAGGGGACAGTTCCAAGTTTTGTGATATCTATTCTTAAATCATCTCCCTTTTTAGATTTTATTACAATGCCATTGTCAGTTAATTCCACTGGTTTAACTTTCCCATCTTCAATTAAAACTTTATCAATTTCCTCTTTATTTGGGAAATCGTATTCTACAAGTTTTGCTATTCTATATCCTTTAACTGGAATGTTGAGACCTCTTGTGGATAACAAAATCTCATAGATATATTCATTATCAAGTAAGTAATCCAAATCATTCATTGCCTCATAAGATATGTTGATGTAAATTGGTTTATCATCCCACATATATGGACTCGGTGAATAATCGTAAGGTTCATCAAAAACACCATTTTTAATAAAAAAATATATTAAAGCAAACAATACTTCTTGCCTTATCCACGAGTCTCTATTGTTGTGGGTGTAAAGGTAAATTAAATAGTGTAATCTTTTTTGGTTGTTTGTTAGCATAACTACCACTCTTTAATTACTTCATATATTGGCCCATTTGGGGTTAGGGTACTTTTCATCAACTTTATGCTTTTGACCTCAAATTCCCCAATGTCTATTTTTCTGTGTTTTTCAATTTTATCCTTCAATGCCTTTTTATTTTCAATGAACTTCACCCTTCCAATAGTTACGTGTGGGACGTATTCCCTTTCTTTTTTAAATCCAATCTCTGAAAGTTTTTCATCAACTTCTTTAAATAAATCAACTAAATTTGTAGCTCCTAACCAGATAACTCTTATATAATTTTCGTTTGGAAAGACACCAATGTTTTTAATCTTTACTTTAATTGGGCTTATTGATAAATCCAAATTTTTAATTTTTTCTACTATTTCCTCATCAATCTCTCCAAGGAATTTGATGGTTATATGTAAGTTTTCTTTCTCTACCAACTTTATGCCCTTAATTTTAAAATGCTTTTTCACTTCCTCTATTTTGTCTTTTATCTCCTCTGGCAAATCAATAGCTATGAAGCACCTCATTTTATCCCTTTATTTTATTTTTTAAATTTTTAAATTATTTTTTCATTTTTTTTAACAATATCGGGATTCCATCAACAATGTCAAATGTTTTTTTGCAAGATTTGCATATTAGTTGGTTTTTTTCTTTTATGTATTCTAAATCTCCACCACAATAGGGACATTGAAGGATATTTAAATACTTCTCTATCCAATCCATAACCTCACCAAAACATACAAATTAAATTTATATAATAAAAAATTTCACATTAATTACAATTTAGCCATTAATGGAAAATTATATATTTATTTTTTTAAGAAAGTTAATTATGTATCCTAAGATGATAAATATTAATGGTTTTTTAGCAAATACTACAAAGTCATATCCAAATATTTAACATATAGATGGGCTAAATTATGACACAAACATAACTTTGAGAGGAGAGACCCATGGGATTTTTAGATAGTATAAGGAAGATTTTTAAAAAATCACCAAAGATACATTATGCAAAATCTCAAACAGTTGATTTAATTGAATTAAAGAGAAACCCCTACTATATTGTGGCGTCAGTTGAATTAGGTAATACTACAACAAAAGCCATCATTACGGCAACAAACATGGACACTGGAAAAACCTATATTGTGAGCAAATATGTAAAAATGACAAGGGACGTTAGAAAACCAAAGAAGGGAGAGGAAGTTTTTGGGAAAACATTATGGGGTGTTGAATTAACAAAAGAAGCAGTTGCAGATATGGTTAAGGAGGTTTTGTTGAAGGCCCTCGAAAAAGGAAATCTAACAATAAATGACTTACATTTCGTCGTTAGGAGCACTGGAGTCACAGCTGGCTTTGCATCTCCTGAGGAAGTTGGGGCGATGATTATTGCATTGGCAGATGGGTGTTTAAAGGCAGGAGTTCCTCCATCAAAGATGGCACCTGCAATGTCAAAAAACCAATTGCCAAAACCTTTTGATGAATACAGTTTGATGGACAAGGTAATATTTGATGGGGCTGTTACTGGTGTTCTCCCTCCAACGGGGAAGGAAGTTGTTGCAAATGAGATGGAGGGTGAGCTTGTTACAGCAGGTATAAAAGTTGGAAGTAAATGGACAGAAGTTGACTTCAGAAATCCATGTATGAGTATTGACTTTGGAACTACATTGGCAGGAAGAATAACCAATGATACTCTACCTTACGCAAAGGTCATTGGAAATTTGTGTGGTTTGGCTGGGGCTATTGCTGACAGTATTGCAAGAGGTTCTGGATTAGTTAGTAGAGATAAAGGAGCGGCTTTAGACATAGCAAAGAAATGTGGCGACAAACCAAATAAAGAACTTGCAGAAGAATATGCAGAAAAAGCCCACAAATATATAATAATTGATGAAGTTCCACCAAATGTTGACAGATTTGGAACTGTTCCAGTAAATCCAGAGGCGGCAAAAAAGGCAGGAACAACTTTAATTGGGTGTGATGTTGGGAAAAATGGAAGTGACTTGCCAAAATTAGAGGAAATTGGGAAGAGAATTGTTGAGGAGTGCAATGTTTCAACCCTGCTTTATACTTTAGATTTGGTTTCTGCAGAAATAGCAAAGAGGTTAGTTGAATTCGCATATAAGAAAGGACTTGTCAATGAAAAAACTGCAATAGGCATAACAGGGAGAGCAGGAATTACTGGAGAAAAACCAAGATTAATAATAGAGAAACTTAAAGAGTTGGATATTTGGGATAATGTTGAAAGCAATGTTGTATTTGTTGAAGATGGGCTGGCCTTAGGGGCAAGTGTTATGGCAAGATGTATGAACTGCCTTGGAACGCCAAAAGTTCCAATTGGGGGTAATAGAGGAGGGGGTTGCATTTTGGGCCTAAGGAGAAAATGGCAAAAAGAGAGAGGTATGATCAGATAACAAATATATATGTTAAAAAGTTTAAAACACTCATCATTACTTATAGCAAACAACTTTTACCATTAATTTTTACCTCATTTATGAACAACACAAAAAATACCAAACTAAAAAAAAAACAGTCAAAATAACAATAATAGGCAAATTTTTGGCAAAATCCAAGGTTTTGCCGTAAATAATCCTAAAAAACCTTAAAAATAACGCTTTAAAGGACAATTTGTTAAAAATATTAACAAATGTTTGCTTAAATTTTTTATCCAGTTGATATATAGATGGGTCTAATTTTTTACATGCACCGCCGTTTGAAACTGTTTAATTATACATAGACATTTATGAACATTTGTGAGTAAATATTGAAGAAATTTTTAAATATTTGATAATACTATAATCCTACTAAAAAAACAAACAACGATTACTATGCCCAATAAGACAAAATCAAAAGGGACTCAGGAATTATCCTATCAAGTCGTTCTATCTTACAAAGTTAGTCACAACTATCCACTTAAAACGTTCTTAATCGAATGCAAAGATAAGTTAAACGAATGCATAGACATGATTTGGAATAACATAGAATACACTAAAAAAGATAAACCAAAATTGCCAAAATCAAACGAATTCAAAAGAAATCTAAGAAACAAACTCTTAGAAAATTGGAGTTATGCCTCTCACTACATCGATGGGATTATAAAAACCTCCTATTCCATCCTACAAAGTTGGGCTTCGAACTACAAAAGAGGTTATAGAACTAAAACAAAACCAGTAGTAGAGAGGTTATTCGTTAGAGTTAAAACAACCCTAATAAAATACGACAAAGAAAGAGCGGAGATAAGAATAACGATAAAACCAAGAAAAGAGTATTTAACCTTAAACATCAAAAATGAATGGTTCTTCGATAAGGTTAAGGACTTAACAATTGGAGAAATTATTTTAAAGGAAAATGAAGCGTTTTTAACCTTCAAAGATAATCTAAACTATTCAGACAAAGATATAATCGTTGGAGTAGATAGCAATCTAAAATCCCTCGACTTATTCCATCCGATAGAGGGTTGGATAAGGATAGATTTAACCGAATTACACCGACTTAAAGAAGTTTATGATAAAAAGATTGATGGGCTTAAAAAACTGCTTAAAAAATGTCCTTTAAGAGTTTTGAGAAAGATAAATAGGTTATTCGAAAGAAGGAGAAATAGGGTTAAGGACTTTTTACACAAACTTACAACACAATTATCTCGACTATTTCCGGATGCAATTTTTGTCTTCGAGGATTTGAATAAGAGAAGGATGTATAAAAATAAACACTTCAATAGAAGAATAGATAGAGCGAATTGGAATGGAATAATCGAAAAAATAAGTTATAAGGCGGTTGTTATCTTAGTTAATCCTGCCTACACTTCAACGACCTGTCCTATATGCGGGAGTAGAATGGAGTCCCAAGAAGGGCAGGTTGTTTGCTATAATTGTTCAAACTCTTTTAATCGCCAAGTAGTTGGCTGTTTTAATATTTTTAAACGAGGTTTGGGTGCAATCAAAAGATTTATGGGTGGCTCTGGGGTTACCACGACAGGGGCAGAGGTCTCTGCTAAGGGACTGATGACGCCCAATCCCAACGTAGTTTATTATGTGGATTTAAATGGCAAATATCTTAAATGTATATAATTGTCCATATTTGACTACGTTGGGAGAACCCCACAAACTATTTATGGGTAATCTTGAATTAACATGAGCGAATTTTAATTATTGTGATTAGTGCTGTAATTCGTAGAACGATATAATAATGTAATACATAATCGATATATCCAAATTTAGCATAAATGGCAAAACCGAAGGTTTTTACCACATATTTTTTAAAGGTGAGACAATGCATGAAGGTATTAGTGATATTAAGTATGGTGTAATAACAGTAAGCGACAGTAGATATAATGAAATGTTAAAAGGTAATAATAAAGTTGAAGATAAATCAGGTGAACTTTTAAAAAATGAGTTAAATGCTATATTCCATGCCCTAATCCCTGACAACAAAGATATGATAAAAGGGGTTATAGACCATGTTATAGATTTTTTTGATGTTGACTGCATTGTTATAACAGGAGGGACAGGTATATCTAAGAGAGACACTACACCAGATGTATTGAAAGAAATTTTTGAGAAGGAGTTGGAAGGATTTAAAATAATTTTCCACAAAATAAGTTATGAAGAAATAGGGACAGCAACAATCTTATCAAGAGCCACGGCTGGAATTTATAAGGGTAGAGTTATATATGCTCTTCCAGGTTCAGTAAATGCATGTAAAACAGCCTTAAAAATTATAAAAAAAGAGACAGGACATATTTTAAAGCATGTTAGGGAATAAAGAGAATAAATTAAATTTAATTAAATTAAATTGTAGTTGGTGAAAATAATGACAAAAATCATAGCAATAAGCGGAAAAGGTGGAACTGGAAAAACCATGTTTTCAACTTTATTGATAAAGGCATTATCCAAAAAAACAAACAGTATTTTAGTTATTGATGCAGATCCAGACTCAAATTTACCAGAAACACTTGGAGTTGAAGTTGAAAAGACAGTTGGAGATATAAGGGAGGACTTAAAGAAGTTAGTTGAAGAGAACAAATTACCTCCCGGAATAACAAAGCAGGATTATTTAGAAGGAAAGGTTTATGAGATTATAGTTGAGACAGAGAACTTTGATTTACTTGTTATGGGAAGACCAGAGGGAAGTGGATGCTATTGCAGTGTAAATAATTGGCTTAGGCAGATAATAGATACTCTCGCAAAGTCTTATGAGTATGTTGTTATAGATACTGAAGCTGGATTGGAGCATTTGAGTAGGAGAACTACTCAAAACGTTGATTTAATGATTGTTGTTACAGATGCATCAAAGAGAGGTATTGGAACTGCAAAAAGGATAAAAAAACTTGCAAATGAAC
The sequence above is a segment of the Methanotorris igneus Kol 5 genome. Coding sequences within it:
- the rnp3 gene encoding ribonuclease P protein component 3 codes for the protein MKAVDINRIDNEEGIKRLKKMGWFGAIYTQYHDEFDEEKLNKVIELGEQYGLKIYSGIKIRTQSSKELRNLVRKYRNRFHLVLVEGGVEKVNRSALEMHDVDILSTPELNRKDSGIDHVLARLASVHRVAIELNFNEALTAKNYERARILMAFRRNLKLAKKFDAPVVISSDANDIYTIKSPYDLRAFLNTLVEPEYAKKIIETTYKIAEYRAYLKKKNVVRFGVEIVEDDEV
- the thpR gene encoding RNA 2',3'-cyclic phosphodiesterase, with amino-acid sequence MRCFIAIDLPEEIKDKIEEVKKHFKIKGIKLVEKENLHITIKFLGEIDEEIVEKIKNLDLSISPIKVKIKNIGVFPNENYIRVIWLGATNLVDLFKEVDEKLSEIGFKKEREYVPHVTIGRVKFIENKKALKDKIEKHRKIDIGEFEVKSIKLMKSTLTPNGPIYEVIKEW
- a CDS encoding Trm112 family protein, whose product is MDWIEKYLNILQCPYCGGDLEYIKEKNQLICKSCKKTFDIVDGIPILLKKMKK
- a CDS encoding methanogenesis marker 14 protein encodes the protein MGFLDSIRKIFKKSPKIHYAKSQTVDLIELKRNPYYIVASVELGNTTTKAIITATNMDTGKTYIVSKYVKMTRDVRKPKKGEEVFGKTLWGVELTKEAVADMVKEVLLKALEKGNLTINDLHFVVRSTGVTAGFASPEEVGAMIIALADGCLKAGVPPSKMAPAMSKNQLPKPFDEYSLMDKVIFDGAVTGVLPPTGKEVVANEMEGELVTAGIKVGSKWTEVDFRNPCMSIDFGTTLAGRITNDTLPYAKVIGNLCGLAGAIADSIARGSGLVSRDKGAALDIAKKCGDKPNKELAEEYAEKAHKYIIIDEVPPNVDRFGTVPVNPEAAKKAGTTLIGCDVGKNGSDLPKLEEIGKRIVEECNVSTLLYTLDLVSAEIAKRLVEFAYKKGLVNEKTAIGITGRAGITGEKPRLIIEKLKELDIWDNVESNVVFVEDGLALGASVMARCMNCLGTPKVPIGGNRGGGCILGLRRKWQKERGMIR
- a CDS encoding RNA-guided endonuclease TnpB family protein; this encodes MPNKTKSKGTQELSYQVVLSYKVSHNYPLKTFLIECKDKLNECIDMIWNNIEYTKKDKPKLPKSNEFKRNLRNKLLENWSYASHYIDGIIKTSYSILQSWASNYKRGYRTKTKPVVERLFVRVKTTLIKYDKERAEIRITIKPRKEYLTLNIKNEWFFDKVKDLTIGEIILKENEAFLTFKDNLNYSDKDIIVGVDSNLKSLDLFHPIEGWIRIDLTELHRLKEVYDKKIDGLKKLLKKCPLRVLRKINRLFERRRNRVKDFLHKLTTQLSRLFPDAIFVFEDLNKRRMYKNKHFNRRIDRANWNGIIEKISYKAVVILVNPAYTSTTCPICGSRMESQEGQVVCYNCSNSFNRQVVGCFNIFKRGLGAIKRFMGGSGVTTTGAEVSAKGLMTPNPNVVYYVDLNGKYLKCI
- a CDS encoding MogA/MoaB family molybdenum cofactor biosynthesis protein yields the protein MHEGISDIKYGVITVSDSRYNEMLKGNNKVEDKSGELLKNELNAIFHALIPDNKDMIKGVIDHVIDFFDVDCIVITGGTGISKRDTTPDVLKEIFEKELEGFKIIFHKISYEEIGTATILSRATAGIYKGRVIYALPGSVNACKTALKIIKKETGHILKHVRE
- a CDS encoding ATP-binding protein; protein product: MTKIIAISGKGGTGKTMFSTLLIKALSKKTNSILVIDADPDSNLPETLGVEVEKTVGDIREDLKKLVEENKLPPGITKQDYLEGKVYEIIVETENFDLLVMGRPEGSGCYCSVNNWLRQIIDTLAKSYEYVVIDTEAGLEHLSRRTTQNVDLMIVVTDASKRGIGTAKRIKKLANELEVKFKDIYVVANKVNEENEKIVEEYAKELGLNLIGKLPYNKEIAEYDLKGKPLFDLPDNNEVYRKVEEIVEKWII